The following proteins come from a genomic window of Candidatus Methylomirabilis lanthanidiphila:
- the novP gene encoding Demethyldecarbamoylnovobiocin O-methyltransferase — MLRYLTKKCIPQSVVNSLLLTFPSLYPGLRYESQLSEDQMAVLSGISGKGLPGNVIECGVYRGGTTVLMALYLKNTRIAKKIYALDSFSSFPADEVNEEIRRGLVPDQGRAAFTSTSSDYVQRKVDRLGLHDMIEIVPGYFEDTLDTIKDTFCLALIDCDLEKSAELCLTMLWDRMVKGGSIVVDDYTNPGYPGARIASDRFLSTVSYAQQHVCHGLLVIEK; from the coding sequence ATGCTCAGGTATCTTACCAAGAAGTGCATTCCCCAATCCGTTGTGAATAGCCTACTGTTGACGTTCCCTTCACTCTACCCCGGACTGAGATATGAGAGTCAGCTGTCAGAGGATCAGATGGCTGTGCTGAGCGGAATCTCAGGAAAAGGTCTTCCTGGAAATGTCATTGAATGCGGAGTGTATCGTGGGGGCACAACGGTGTTGATGGCCCTCTATCTGAAGAACACCCGGATTGCGAAAAAGATTTATGCGCTCGATTCCTTCAGCAGTTTTCCGGCGGATGAAGTCAACGAGGAGATTCGAAGGGGATTGGTTCCCGATCAAGGTCGGGCCGCGTTCACATCGACGTCCAGTGATTACGTTCAACGGAAAGTAGACAGACTGGGGCTGCATGACATGATTGAAATCGTGCCGGGTTATTTTGAGGATACCCTGGATACGATCAAGGACACCTTCTGTCTGGCCCTGATCGATTGTGATTTAGAGAAAAGCGCTGAATTGTGTTTAACCATGCTTTGGGACAGGATGGTTAAGGGTGGCTCCATCGTTGTCGATGACTACACCAATCCTGGCTATCCGGGGGCACGGATAGCCTCTGATCGATTCCTCAGCACCGTGAGCTATGCACAGCAGCACGTTTGTCATGGTCTACTGGTCATCGAAAAATAA